A single region of the Sorghum bicolor cultivar BTx623 chromosome 7, Sorghum_bicolor_NCBIv3, whole genome shotgun sequence genome encodes:
- the LOC8071125 gene encoding germin-like protein 12-2, with protein sequence MAASSYFILVSFVAFVISQATASDPSPLQDFCVADKHSPVKVNGFVCKDPMAVNADDFFKAAKLDQPRDTMKSKVGSNVTLINVMQLPGLNTLGISMARIDYAPLGQNPPHTHPRATEILTVLEGTLYVGFVTSNTDNGNKLFTKVLNKGDVFVFPQGLIHFQFNPVHDKPAVAIAALSSQNPGAITIANAVFGSKPPISDDVLAKAFQVQKGTIDWLQAQFWENNHN encoded by the exons ATGGCTGCCTCCAGCTACTTCATTCTCGTTTCTTTTGTAGCATTTGTCATTTCACAGGCCACTGCCTCTGACCCTAGCCCCCTCCAAGACTTTTGTGTTGCCGACAAACATTCTCCAG TGAAGGTGAATGGATTTGTTTGCAAGGACCCAATGGCTGTGAACGCAGATGACTTCTTCAAGGCAGCAAAACTTGACCAGCCTAGAGACACCATGAAGAGCAAGGTCGGATCTAACGTTACTTTGATCAATGTCATGCAGCTGCCTGGACTCAACACCCTTGGCATCTCGATGGCTCGCATTGACTATGCACCATTAGGTCAGAATCCTCCACACACACATCCTCGTGCCACAGAGATTCTCACCGTGCTTGAGGGTACACTCTATGTTGGATTTGTCACCTCCAACACAGACAACGGTAACAAGCTATTCACCAAGGTTCTCAACAAGGGTGACGTGTTTGTGTTCCCCCAAGGGCTCATACACTTCCAATTCAACCCAGTCCATGACAAGCCAGCTGTCGCGATCGCTGCACTAAGCAGCCAGAACCCTGGGGCTATTACTATTGCCAACGCGGTCTTTGGATCAAAACCGCCCATCTCAGATGATGTCTTGGCCAAGGCTTTCCAGGTGCAAAAGGGAACAATTGATTGGCTCCAAGCTCAGTTTTGGGAGAACAACCACAACTAA
- the LOC110436839 gene encoding germin-like protein 12-2 produces the protein MAPTTYFLLVSFVALVTSQAIASDPSPLQDFCVADIHSPVKVNGFVCKDPMAVNVDDFFKAANHDKPRDTMKSKVGSNVTLINVMQLPGLNTLGISLARIDYAPLGQNPPHTHPRATEILTVLEGTLYVGFVTSNTDNGNKLFTKVLNKGDVFVFPQGLIHFQFNPVHDKPAVAIAALSSQNPGAITIANAVFGSKPPISDDVLAKAFQVQKGTIDWLQAQFWENNHN, from the exons ATGGCTCCCACCACCTACTTTCTCCTTGTTTCTTTTGTGGCATTGGTCACTTCTCAGGCCATTGCTTCTGACCCTAGCCCGCTCCAGGACTTTTGTGTAGCCGACATACACTCTCCAG TGAAGGTGAATGGATTTGTTTGCAAGGACCCTATGGCCGTGAACGTGGATGACTTTTTCAAGGCAGCAAACCATGACAAGCCTAGGGATACTATGAAAAGCAAGGTCGGATCCAATGTCACTTTGATCAATGTCATGCAGTTGCCTGGACTCAACACCCTGGGCATCTCACTGGCTCGCATTGACTACGCACCATTAGGTCAGAATCCGCCACACACCCACCCACGTGCCACAGAGATTCTCACCGTGCTTGAGGGTACACTCTATGTTGGATTTGTCACCTCCAACACAGACAACGGTAACAAGCTATTCACAAAGGTTCTCAACAAGGGTGACGTGTTTGTGTTCCCCCAAGGGCTCATACACTTCCAATTCAACCCAGTCCATGACAAGCCAGCTGTCGCGATCGCTGCACTAAGCAGCCAGAACCCTGGGGCTATTACTATTGCCAACGCGGTCTTTGGATCAAAACCACCCATCTCAGATGATGTCTTGGCCAAAGCTTTCCAAGTGCAAAAGGGAACAATTGATTGGCTCCAAGCTCAATTCTGGGAGAACAACCACAACTAA